CCACCATCGAACACGAGTTTTTAAACTTAGGTGTTTCCTCACTTCTCGGACAAACCTGGGATTTAGGGCATAACCCTTTATTCGAGGAGGTAGTCTTACAATTTGAAGGAGTTTGTGTTGCTGATACCTTGAATGATTCTCGTGTGAGCAAATCCAAAGGACTTTGTAAACTTATACAAAAGTATGGGATTCGTTCTTGGTTAATGGAACCAATCCTGTTTCAAGGTAGATTACTCGGAATTCTGGAATTACATTACTGTGGTGACACACCCCACGAATGGCAGATAGGAGAATTAGATGTTGCCAAGGCGATCGCCACCCAAGTTGGTGCTGCCCTAATTCAAGCTGAAGCCTATGCCAACCTAGAAGAACTCAACCAACAACTAGAAGCCCTAGACCGCACCCGCAGTAACCTCATAGCCATCACTGGACACGAGCTACGTACACCCCTATCTACCATCCAAGTTTGCCTAGAAAGCCTAGCTAGTGAGCCAGATATGCCCTTGGAATTGCAACAAGTCATGCTCAGTACTGCCCTAGCAGACTCTGAAAGAATGCGGAAGTTGGTGCAAGATTTCCTCACCCTCTCAAATTTGGAAAGTGGCAGGGTGGAATGGCATATTGAATCTCTGGCACTGCAAGAATGTATCGATTTAGCCCTGAGTCGCATTCGCACCCGTAGCAACCTCGATGAAGTACCTAAAATAGCCGTGGATATTGCCTCTACTCTCCCCCTAGTTAAGGCAGATGGGGACTGGCTAGTAGAAGTGATTGCCAAACTCCTAGATAATGCTTGTAAATTTACCCCTGCCCAAGGAACAATCTCCATTCAGGCAGAAATTTACGATCAACAGATGGTAGAGGTGACAGTTACCGACACCGGACGTGGCATTGAACCCAATCGCCTGGAAATCGTTTTTGACCGTTTTTACCAAGAAGAAGGGGCTTTGCGCCGCACTACCGGAGGTACGGGACTTGGTTTAGCCATCTGCCGCCAAATCGTCAATAGTTGGGGAGGAGAAATCTGGGCAGAATCCACAGGCAAAAATCAAGGCAGTATCTTCCACTTCACCTTACCTATGATTGAAGGCAGTCAGGAAAAGGTGGGAAAGGGCTAAGGGGAAGGAAAGGAGTCAAGATGTTTTTCTATTCACTGTTAACTGTCAAACCCATTTACCCATCACCCCAGACTGTTACAGTTCCTTACACAATCGCCATATCTGATGGCTAGCGGTGTTACGATGCCGTAAAAACCTTGGGAGAACACCTTATGACTACACTTTCTGGACAAACTCCATCCTTTGCTGGTAGCACTGGCGGTTTGCTGAAAAAAGCTGAGGAAGAGGAAAAGTACGCAATTACTTGGACTAGCCCCAAAGAGCAAGTTTTTGAACTGCCAACTGGCGGTGCTGCTGTCATGAAGTCAGGGGAGAACTTGCTATATATCGCTCGTAAAGAGTACGGTATCGCCTTGGGCGCTCAATTCCGGAAAATGAAAATAACAGACTATAAAATTTACCGGATTCTTCCCGGTGGTGCTACCACCATGATTCACCCTGCTGATGGTGTCTTCCCAGAAAAAGTTAACGCAGGTCGCGCACAAGTACGTTACGTAGACCGTAGCATCGGCAAAAATCCCAGCCCCTCTAAAGTGAAATTTAGTGGTGTTGCTACCTACGATGCGCCCAACCCATAGTTAATCAGGATTAGAGACTAGATTGAAGGATGAAGTGTGAAGTCTGAAGTATAAAATGGTTAAGTTTGCCTTTAGCCTTCATACTTCTTTCTTGGTCTGGTCTTTAATCCTCTAATCAAAGTAATTATGATTTCCCCCGACTTTTCACAATTTTCGGAACTAGCAAAAAGTGGTAACTTTGTACCTGTGTATCAGGAATGGGTAGCTGATTTAGATACGCCCGTTTCGGCTTGGTATAAGGTTTGTGCTGGAGAACCCTATAGCTTTTTGTTGGAATCAGTGGAAGGTGGGGAAAAAATTGGGCGTTATAGTTTATTGGGTTGTAATCCCCTATGGGTGCTGGAAGCGAGGGGGGATGGGTCTAACGGGACATACCGGACTATTCAGACTCACCGTGATGGTTCCCAGTTAATTTTTACAGGCGACCCTTTTACAGCCTTGGGTGACTGTTTGGCTCCCTATAAACCAGTCAAGTTACCCCAACTACCACCGGGAATTGGTGGATTGTTCGGCTTTTGGGGCTATGAGTTGATTCAGTGGATTGAGCCAAGTGTCTCGATTCATCCTCAGGATGAGCGGAATCTGCCTGATGGTTTATGGATGCAGGTTGACCATTTATTGGTATTTGACCAAGTAAAGCGGAAAATTTGGGCGATCGCCTACGCTGATTTACGTGACCCCCAAGTGGATTTACAATTGGCATACCAAAAAGCTTGCGATCGCGTCTGGCAGATGGTAGAAAAACTCTCTGTACCGATTTCACCGGAAAATACGATTCTCAGTTGGAAATCTCCGGGAAGTCGAACCGCAACGACAACAGAGGGTTATGAAAGTAATTTTACCCAGGAAGAATTTTGTCAGAGCGTCAGCAAAGCCAAAGAATATATTAAAGCTGGTGATATCTTTCAGGTAGTTATCTCTCAGCGTCTGTCTACAGAATATCAAGGTGACCCCTTTGCTCTCTATCGCTCCCTGCGACAAATCAATCCTTCCCCCTACATGGCTTATTTTCACTTCCAGGACTGGCAAATCATCGGTTCGAGTCCGGAGGTGATGGTGAAGGCAGAATCTGACCCAGAGGGGGGAATAATTGCCACAGTGCGCCCCATTGCAGGGACTCGTCCTCGGGGGAAAACACCTCAGGAAGATGCCGCATTTGCCGCAGATTTGCTCCAAGACCCCAAGGAAATCGCCGAACACGTCATGTTAGTAGATTTGGGACGTAATGATTTAGGTCGGGTCTGTGATAGTGGTAGTGTACGGGTGGATGAGTTAATGGTGATTGAGCGCTATTCCCATGTGATGCATATTGTCAGTAATGTTGTGGGTAAATTAGCACCCGTGAAAACTGCCTGGGATTTATTGAAAGCTTGTTTTCCTGCGGGGACGGTGAGTGGAGCGCCGAAAATCCGCGCTATGCAAATTATCCATGAATTAGAACCGAGTCGCCGAGGAGTCTATTCTGGTGTCTATGGATACTATGATTTTGAAGGACAATTAAATACAGCGATCGCCATTCGTACTATGGTTGTACGTAATGGTCAAGTGAGTGTGCAAGCAGGAGCAGGGTTAGTTGCGGATTCCGTACCAGAAAGTGAGTATCAGGAGACTTTAAATAAAGCCAGAGGTTTATTAGAAGCTATTCGCTGTTTACGTTGAGGGGGAATTAAAATAATTCGTAATTCGTAATTCGTAATTCGTAATTCGTAATTACGTTTTGTGACGAGGATTTAAACGCCGACACAAAACTGGTAAAATTGTCAGAATATTGCTTGTGCATAACCTAATCAATTAAATTCATTACAGTCTGAAATAGGTTAATTTAATTTCAGCATATTTAAACGCTTTTCTAACTGTTGAATTTGCTCATTTATCGAGACAATTTTGACATCATGGGCAGCATATTGATTTTGTAATTGACGACGTTTGCTTTGTAATTCTGATATTTTACCTTTCAAAGATTTTGCCACTGCGCGATTGATGGTAATTCGAGAATTTCTAGGTTGAATTTGGCTAAAACGTTTTTGCAGATTTTGAATATCTTCATTTAAAACTTGTATACGAGGGTCAGTCTCAACATACATAGTACCCTGGATGATTCGCTTGACTTCTAATTCGGCTATTTTGGCTGTAATTGATTGCGCGATCGCTGCCTTAATTATCTTCTCACTACCTGGTTGTTCCTGAGATGCTAATTTTTTTAGCTCTTGCAGTCTTTTGTCCGCAGTTTTGACTTGCGATGAGTTTAAGGTATATCGGGAAGTCAATAAAATTCGTTCAACTTCTAAATTCGCAATTTCCTGAATTAGTACCCTATTCCTTTCCTGCTTCCTAGTGGAACTTGTTGATACTAAAGGAGCATCTTTCTTTTCTATGGAACCCGTAGATGCTGTTTCTACACCAAAACTACTCCATCCAGAAATAGCAATTGCAGCAATTGTGAAATAACTAAATACTGTGTGGCTCATATTTGATAAGTAAATAGTTGGAATATTAAAATTTAGACAGATAACTTTGTGTTTGAGTTCCCGAAAAATATCCCAATTGAGCTTTTTACTCGTATCCAGTATCGGATAAGTCAATTGAATTTCATGTAAAACATCTGATTTATCCCAATTCCTGTTTCCAAAATCGTAACTATGCTCCTATCTGAGAAATGGGAATGCTACAAAGACAATATACCAATAATTAATAATTCCTGGAATGCCAAAAAATACAATATTTACCCTACTAGGTATGGGGTTTGCCATTACATTCACATCCATAATATCAACAAGTACCAGTAGCTCTGCAAAAAATTCTTTTCCCTATGAAGGGATATTGCGGGAAAATATGGCTCAATTATTAGGTGTTATAGAGCCAGATATAAAATTAACTAAATTAGAAAAAACTACTATAGAGAAATGTTTACCAACACCTGGAAGAAATCAGACTTGTCAACCAGTTAAACTTCCTGGATATCGAGTCACAATGAGTGGAAAAGGAGAAAATTGGATTTATTATGTTACAGATAATGGTGAAGTAACTCAGGATAACCGCGCTAGTTTAAATCTGACAATTCGTCGAACCCTAGCGAAGGAATTAGGAATACAACCTCATCAATTAAAAATTATCGCTGCACAGCGCATTCATAGAAGTATCCCTTGTCCTTCTCAACAAACTAATTGCCAAATTAAACCTACAGTCGAATGGCGTATTTTAGTAGCAGGTAGAGAACAACCATTTCAAGTAAAACTTAATGGTAAATTATCTGATTTTCCTAATATATCCCATATTCCGATTTCTTCAAAATCATCAAAAATACCGAATGTACTTGTACAAAAGGTTTTACAAGATATTGTTTATAGGGATGCTTCTATTAACAAAAAAATAAAAATTAATAGTATCAAAGCGACTACTTGGAATTGGTGTCAGGGGAAAGGACCAGGACCAACTCGACCAGATATGGGAGCTTGTTTAAATATTGATAATCCTGGTTGGCAAATAGTTTTAGCGAGTGGAAATAATCGTTATTTTTATTATATTCCTGAAAATGCTACAGCTAATCCATCTACATACATAGCAGCACCAGATGGAATGCAAAGTTTTCCTGAGTTAGCAACGGAGACAGTAAAAAAAGATGCCATACAAAGGGGCAATATTGGAACCTTAATGTTTGTTGAACCTAGATTTTTTGATGGTTGTTGGAATCTGAATCAGAGCAAAATAGAGTGTGGTAACTCAATTATTAGTGGTTGGGAAGCGACTTTTTCTCAGCCTCCAAAATCCTCCAATCCTCCAAATTTTCAAAGTGTACCAACAATTGTTTATCGTGTTGATTTAACGGGTAAGATAAGTAAATTTGTTTCCTATTCTAGCTGGCTACCCAAACCTTAATAAACTATATTCATTTAAACTCAATTAAAAATACAAGCAATTAACTTATGGATAAAATATATTTTTTAGGAATGGCGATCGCCACTTTTGCTAGTGGTACAATTTTTGGTAATTTTTTGGTAGAACATCCTGCGATTGCTAGTAAAAATCAATTATTCCCAGTAACTAGCAAATCCACCAAACCTACCCATAAATTACTTTCAGAAAAAATTATCCAGCAAATTTATCGCAAGAGCATTTCCGACTATGCTGGTCATGTTAAACGCATCGTGAACGCTGAAAGGGTTGCCTACCCCTTTTATTGTGAGGAATTACGTGCAGGTAAAACCCAACCTTTAACTTGTGACCCTCCTAATATTAAAGATACCTGGAAAATTACCGTTGATACTTATTTTGAACGTCTTGTTTACTATGTTCGAGATGATAGGGGGATTAAGCTAGGTTGGAGAGAGTATCTCGGTAAAGCAAATCCCATTCCTGCTGATGTTCAAAAAATGGTCTTTGCAGATGCTGAAAAAAATTGGGGTTTAAGAAAAAATACCGCAAAAATTGTCAGTGTTCGAGAAACATTGCAACCATCAGGAGTAGATTGGACTGCATTACCCATTGAACCGAGATTTGATGGACAAACTTCTTCTAACCGTTTGTGGGAAATCATTATCACAGATAATCAAGTTCAATTTATTTATTTTGTTAAAAAAGATAATCCTATAAAAATGCAACTTTGGTCGCGTTTAAATTACGCTCATTTAGGAAAAATACCTGTTGAAAAAGCACTACTATTAATATCCAGAGGTTCGCAGAATTTAGGGTTAGAAAGTGGGCAATTATTAATTACTAAAGTCGAAAAAATGCAGTTTGATGGTTGTTTAGGTTTAGCTGCACCTTGGCAAGCTTGTACTACTGCCTCTTTGCCGGGA
The Calothrix sp. 336/3 DNA segment above includes these coding regions:
- a CDS encoding DICT sensory domain-containing protein, with the protein product MSISTSVLSELLQALPNLRPQLYFKASLTALSHAMEDQVLAANLEKPLVIASFQRERFYRQEAHRYQRLAQRSNQIYVLSAPETDFVNSSEYYEKIAFETDDALSQEWHLVVIAQNYATCLVCRESQGSLAKNRRLRELSPALDTDTARRFEGIWTAERNVSLQAAALLLTRILIYRPELAEKVELARQRFGIGGDQSLEMGEQAGAYACDIDTDPFVQRLVTYLQASQYKLHKAYRSISAQARKERLVNSISTAIRRSLNTQDILQVAVQELGQHLGACRCLIYRAQAADIQATIEHEFLNLGVSSLLGQTWDLGHNPLFEEVVLQFEGVCVADTLNDSRVSKSKGLCKLIQKYGIRSWLMEPILFQGRLLGILELHYCGDTPHEWQIGELDVAKAIATQVGAALIQAEAYANLEELNQQLEALDRTRSNLIAITGHELRTPLSTIQVCLESLASEPDMPLELQQVMLSTALADSERMRKLVQDFLTLSNLESGRVEWHIESLALQECIDLALSRIRTRSNLDEVPKIAVDIASTLPLVKADGDWLVEVIAKLLDNACKFTPAQGTISIQAEIYDQQMVEVTVTDTGRGIEPNRLEIVFDRFYQEEGALRRTTGGTGLGLAICRQIVNSWGGEIWAESTGKNQGSIFHFTLPMIEGSQEKVGKG
- a CDS encoding photosystem I reaction center subunit II PsaD, with the translated sequence MTTLSGQTPSFAGSTGGLLKKAEEEEKYAITWTSPKEQVFELPTGGAAVMKSGENLLYIARKEYGIALGAQFRKMKITDYKIYRILPGGATTMIHPADGVFPEKVNAGRAQVRYVDRSIGKNPSPSKVKFSGVATYDAPNP
- the trpE gene encoding anthranilate synthase component I, with protein sequence MISPDFSQFSELAKSGNFVPVYQEWVADLDTPVSAWYKVCAGEPYSFLLESVEGGEKIGRYSLLGCNPLWVLEARGDGSNGTYRTIQTHRDGSQLIFTGDPFTALGDCLAPYKPVKLPQLPPGIGGLFGFWGYELIQWIEPSVSIHPQDERNLPDGLWMQVDHLLVFDQVKRKIWAIAYADLRDPQVDLQLAYQKACDRVWQMVEKLSVPISPENTILSWKSPGSRTATTTEGYESNFTQEEFCQSVSKAKEYIKAGDIFQVVISQRLSTEYQGDPFALYRSLRQINPSPYMAYFHFQDWQIIGSSPEVMVKAESDPEGGIIATVRPIAGTRPRGKTPQEDAAFAADLLQDPKEIAEHVMLVDLGRNDLGRVCDSGSVRVDELMVIERYSHVMHIVSNVVGKLAPVKTAWDLLKACFPAGTVSGAPKIRAMQIIHELEPSRRGVYSGVYGYYDFEGQLNTAIAIRTMVVRNGQVSVQAGAGLVADSVPESEYQETLNKARGLLEAIRCLR